The DNA segment GTCGTTAACACGAGAGAGGCTAAGTGCATATGACACCTTACTATGTAGTAGCGATTTGATGATGCTGTTGCTGGTCGTTTCTATAACGATTCCTCGTCCTATTATTAAGAGTGgtatcaaaaatttaaatttaaattacacgtattattatattaatgatttattatgagtcaacatgtcacGTAAGTAGACTCTGACGTTTATCAACTCAGACTTGACTAGAGAGACTTAAATACtaagtttttaaaaatataagaattattttagGCACAAATATAACTAAGTGGTCcataataaaaaagatataaaataaatatttttacttaaaattatatatattattatattaataatttattatgaataaaTATATCACGTAAGTAAACTTTATCGTTTGTTAATTTAAACTTTGACGAAAAGAATTTATATATTACGTTTTTTTAAATGAACCTTAACCCAAAAGTTATTGATATCGATCTTTATCAGCTTCATTTCATAACATTAGTTAGGATCCAATATTTTCAGGTCGGATCCTACGTGGATTTGATCCGATAATATCCCTAATATCTTGTTCTTTTTAGTTCCTTGGCCTACGTCCGTTCGGGTCGGATTCGCGTATAGGGTGGATCCGTCTCACCAAATCTTCGATGATCTTGGACCATTGGATCGAGTATGAACGATCCGAAAGCTCTGAAACGAAAGAGCCCTCTCTCGCCGTCCTGCCCTAACTCAGGATCCCACCACGCCCGGCGACGCCCCCAAAACCCTAATCGCCTCGGTCTGGTCCTCCCGTCCTCTACCGTCGCCGGCTGCCTTCCCGGTCGCTGATCCGTTGGCCCAAAGACCTTTTCCTTCTTCCGGAGCTCGATCTCGACACCGCAGGTTCGATCGCTTCGTGATCTACTGATATTTTCTTTCCTCTTCGTCTTCGCGAATCCTTTTCGGTCATCGTTGACGAAGATCGTGTATTGATGTTTGGTTTCAAGAAATCCGATGTTTCTTGGTGCTGATATATGAAACTGGGATTGCGAGTGAAGTTTTTTTGATCCGTGATCTTGCTTTCGGATCCAAAAGTTGTAAGATAAAGATCAACGTGCTTGTGTTACCCTTACTCTTTTAAAAGCGCAATCCATCTCTTTAGGACTAAGGGAAAAATAGGAGAAAGACATAGGTGTTTTGATCAGACAAGGAAGTCGTTTTAGTTTTCTTGATTTTGTCGCGAACCTGTCAAAGGCTTCTTCGTCGACCCATGAATCTTTTTGTGTAGCAATGGAAGTTGGTCTAACGTTCTGCCTAGAAACTGCTCCGTTGTTTCttgatgcatcgtcattgaagttTTCTTGATCTGTGATCTTAATTTCGAATTCAAAAGTTGCGTAATAGAAGATGGACACCTTCGGGTTACTCTAAATTTTTTAAAGACGTAATCAATCTTTTTTGGAGTTAAGCGGAAGATATGCGAGAGAAATATAAGTTTTACTCAGATGAAGAGATCATTTTGGTTTTCTTGGTTTGTTGCAAACCCTCCTCAGCAACCCATGTCTTTTCTTGTATGATACCCAGAGTTGGTCTAACGATCTTCCTAGACCAACTTCACAAACACTAATTGCTGATTCGAATATGCAAGAATAGCGAGGACTGTAAGATTATTTTTCACAATGAAGAAGATGGCACGGCTGAAAATAGAAGTAGGGTTGccttttttctttcctctttgcTGTAGCATAATATCATCATAGAGGGACGTGGATTGGGATAGTCCATAATTCCATCTCTGAACTCTTGCCTTTTttcaaggaagaaaaagaaagtttCATCAAGTGTAGGTGttaataaaaagaaagtatcTGGACTCATCGAGACAGTGTTAATAAAAAAACAGTTGACAGATGTACACCAAAAACAAGTAAGCATCATACAATGCAAATTGCTTCCAATTCTGATGGAGCCATTGCACAAGAAACGGAATTTGATGTGGATATAGGTCCTAGGATATAGGTCCTAGGAGCCTGATTCAGTTGTTTGCACTTACAGCACCAAGGTCATTCTGTTATCTGTTTTCTTATGCCTGTCTTCTTGCAGTTTGCATCTTGTAACTAAGTTTGCAAGTGTACCACTAGTATGGTTAAATCGTTGGTACTAGTCTATACATGTAGTTGTTCCTCTTCCCATCACAAGCTGGAATTGTTATTTGTGTTTCTTTTACTCATTGTTAACAATGAtgatttaaatgaattttataaatttctTCATTGTATGAAAAGAAGTAAATTCTTTGTTAGTTCCCAAAAGCTTGCCATTCTTAttgtgaaaatattttttaatggttCACACTGCTGCCATCTAATCTTTTTAAAACATATTTATTTTGAGtggttttttgtttcttttgctcTTCAGTTTCTAACATATTAGTTGTATTCTAGCTTTCAGGATGCTATGGTAAATGAACACTCTACTTACCACTTAAAGAGATAAAATTCTTCCGACATTTTTATGGCTTCTGAGACAATTTGTGCAAGTGATCAAAGGGGTGGAAATTTTTGCAGAGAAAGTAAAGGACATAATGAAATTAATCCAGGAGAATCTCAAAAGAGCTTCTCTTGCTCATGTGAATGCCATGGAAAATCGGCTTCTCAGGCCAGGAATGGCTCTGTGAGTTTTGGTGAAAGATTTCACAAAGATCATTTGGGTGATCATAGTGGTGGCTTGTTAAATGAGAAGTCCAACCAAACAGATGTTGGTTCAGAAAGGTTAGTGGGTGTATCATTATCAGATGTGAGAACTGTTACCAATGCTTCTGAAAAGGCTTGTCTGCATGAAAAGCATGAAAGCTGTGTTGCATGCAATTCTATACAACTGCAACAATATATGAAGCAGCAAAGGAACAATACATTGCAAGATCTGTATTTTCGAGAAGagtacgatgatgatgatgatgatgacagcgACTGGGAACCAGTcagtccctttgtcatcaaaaaatgGTTTTGTGCTAATTGTACAATGCCAAACTTTGATGATGTTTGTCATTGTGAAGTATGTTCACTTTTTCTTTGTTCTCATTTTCTGTTCACGAAAGTGCATGCTTGACCATTGATATGATGACCTCCCATCTGGGATGATATTCAGTTTAGTTGGTTCCAACAATCTTTCCACTGAGCCTTGTAACTTCATCTCGAAGGTATGCGGAGAGGATAGGGAGTGCGAGTTCTTTAGATTTGATCCTATCGATTCTCTTATTGGGCAGGAAGCTCAGATGTCTAATGAGACAGATGCAGGAAGCTCAGGTATGTGCTACTGCTAGTCTATTTATCCTTTCACAGCTCCTATTTATTTTTTggtgaaatttttttatttatagattGACTTTTCTTGCAAGCTTTTGAGAATTTTGTTGATGGTCATGACCTTGATGTTTTATTAATCTTCCATTTTGGACATAGTTATTTGAGACAGTAAATTGTCAGTCAGAGATCAATTGGTATGTAGTTTAAAATGAACACATCTATATATGGTCAGTAAATACATTGTCTTGTGTCAATTCTCCTGATGGACTTTGAATTGGCAATATTTGAATACTTTATTACTTTAGAATTGCAGAAGTTgttccaacaaaaaaaaaaaaggaaaattgctGGTCCCCTTTTGTGGCCTGTGATATTGCTTATTTAATGCAAACTAGTGCACCGGTAAAAGAGTATTCTTTTTTTAGGTTATGTGGACTACAGGTGCAAATTACATTATTTGCAGGGTTGGAAACTGTTCTCACTTCCCTCTATTTCTTAATAAGCCTAAGCAGCAAGAATGGTATCTAGTGATTAAGAAGCTTTGACTATGTGTTTGTTCCATGATATTGTGTTGGTGGTACTGCTTCATCTGAAAGGTTAAGGCATCCCAAACATTTGTTTTCCTTATTTTCCATTTAGTATCACCTTTTGATTTCTTTGGGTCTTTTAACtaggaataaaaaaaaagggttaGGTCGGATGGGCTTTTAACAATTTTATCGTATCAATTATCCCATCAGTCGAAGGCATGAATCTAATGATAATAACTCAACTTGTTCAGGAGCTCCTCCAAAAGGAAGGCTAAGCAAGATTTCaagttaattttttttcatcatttgTTACTGTTTGCTTAACCACTTACTGGATCATTTTTCTGCAAGATTCTATGCCTGTAAACTTGTTGGTGTGCAAAAAGGTCTTTAAGTGTTATACTTTGTGCAAAAAGAATCTAGTGAAGTGTTTCATCAATAGGCAAGGATATTTGAGGAAATGGACTTGGTTATGGTGTAGGTCTTCTTGTTAACAGCATTACTAGTTTCATTAAGTGGTCTTTTTCTGAACCATTTTGTGGATCTTCTTGCTTTACTCTAATCTAGTAGCTATTTCATTCGATGAACCTGTTCTAGTGAACAAAATTCTTCCTTGAGTTTGCTGATGTCGTTACAAATTTACTTTTCTTTGATTCAGCTTTTGTTGCTTTAGGTGTGGTGTAACATTGTAGTAGGTTATGTCTAAAAAGATTGCACTCTGCTTTTCCAAAACATTCAACCATTTCCTAATGTGCTCTCAATTTGTTACACAGATTTGTCCTTGAAAACGAGGACAGCTATTGGTTTTGATGAGAAAATGTTGCTCCATGCGGAGGTTGGTTGACGCTTATGAGTAGTATTTTTGAATTAGTATATCTTTTTTATAGATAACTGAGTTGTTGTACATATTAATGGATCTGGACCAATCTTTCTCGTGATTATTTTGCAACCTTATTATGCTGCTATTAGCTAACAAATCTATGTTGTTGCTAAGGAAGGTTACTGCATTATTCTTGACCGGTAATGGGTGGTCCTCAAGATCATTGTCGTGGGCGTGAATGGTGGAGTCCCCTCTTGTCAGTCCCTACCATCTACTATTTGGGAAAGCAAATGGCCCCAGCCCTACTATCATATATTAGAGGGGATTATAAGAGGAGACTAGGTTTATTCGATGATGATTTGTCTTGATCCCAAACATACTTATTGGAATAGATGGCATGTTGAAAGAagagaaaaacaagaaagattttttttttctttaatcagGTTCAGAAAATGAACCAGTTATTTAAAGGCCTCTGAAAGTCAGAGGCTACtattattacttttttttttgtttgtgagCTAAACAGCGGGCTACTGTTTGATAGGCTGGTTTCGAATTGTTTGATGGATCAGTGTTGTATATTTTAGTAGAGgatctagtgatttaaaaagcgttaggcgccaaagtCTCACAATGCCTGAGGCGCTAGGCGCCCGTccgagtgaagcgaggcgctcccgaatattataattaaaataatatacaactaaatagaaatatgctaaacatgtttatgaagacctatattagaattaaactgctttgtacacttgtcattaattCTAAAAcctaatatataatttcaaaataataaagattagagatTTAACAATCTACTCTTAACATTAGTTAAGAGGGGGAAAAAACTGTTAACAGTAGCAGAGGgagaaaaaacaagagaaaagtgTCATCGATGGTTGATGGTGGGGAAGGAGAAGGCAGTGGTGGCAGAGGAAGCTGCGGacgacagcagcagcagtagaTGAAGCTGCGGATGACAGTCGTGGTAGTAGAGGAAGCTGCGGACAACAGCAGAAGCTgtggacagcagcagcagcagcagcagcatcagcaTTGACGACACTGACGGAAGCTGCGAACGGCGATGTTGTGGACGGAGGAAGCTTTCGAAGTGTACGTCAGTCGCGAAGGAAGCTGCtgtcctctccctcgacgataGAAGGAACTGCCAGCAACAACGAAAGGATGGTACGAACGAAGGCTAAGTCGTCGGACCTGTTTGTCGGCGACAGAGGAGGCCTCGATCCGCTGTGTCTATGGCAGAAAGCGTCGGTGACGGAGGCAGGAGCGCTCGCTAGGGTTGATTGCTTGAGGTTGCGCGTGTGTGTGGGGGTGGCTTTTGCAGGTAAGAAAGGGGATCACTCGGGGTCGAACCAGGCCTTAAAATCTGGTTTGGTTCAACTATTTTAATCGGGCGCTCGCTCGAGGCACCCAACACCTGGGTTCGGGTGAGCGCCCAGGGGGTGCATCATTGTAGTGTGTCGCCTGGTTCACTGTagaggcgcttgggcctcgcctcgccttgcctcacccaagcacctatttaaatcactgagAGGATCATTTACAATGAGCTTGAGAGTCAATGGGGTGTGCTGTCAATTATTTGATGGGTTTGGTGTGCTGAGGAGGCCTATTTTATCAGTTGGAGATACTTCTATCAGCTTATCCAACTATGTGGCCGGACATGGAACAACATGGATGCTAGTACATTGAGTGTACACATTTTGCATCCTTATCTTATGCTACTCTTTCTGTGTTTTAGTACAGAACACACAAATTTGCATGTTTGCTTTCTAATTTGTTGCTGTCATGCTGATGGACACATGTAGTAACAAATGCTTTTATCTGTGCTACTGTAATTAGGTTGAAATGAAGTCGCACCCACACCCAGAGAGGCCTGATCGTCTTAGAGCAATTGCATCTAGCCTTGCTGCTGCAGGTGATTTATGTGATTTAATTTTATGTGGTGATCATTTCTAGTTGGTATTGCTGCTAAATCTTTTGAGCTGGATGGCTTTCAGATTGTGTTTACTCCTTAAAGTTTCTGCCGGGTTAATTTTTCTTTGAAATTCAGGGATATTTCCAGGAAAGTGCTCTCTGATACCGGCTAGAGAAATAACACAAGAAGAGCTTCTTAGAGTAAGTCATTGCTTCTTTGATGACAATTATGATTTTGCTTTTATGGCCATTTACCTTCTAGTAGCTTCTGTAGGCAATTTAATATTTCTTTGATGATAATCTTGGGTTAAAATTTGTAATTTACCTGGTAGTGAAGGTCTGGTTGAGGTGTACAAGGCTCTTAATAAGCAATAGTTTGTCAAGAATGAGACAACAAAGGAAATAAATTTTACTTCCTGTGAGATCATATTCCAAATCTGATAATTTTACTTGCCCATTTTCTAGGTCAAATGATCATCTAGACCAGTTCCTTTTgaaattgaaataactaattgCCTTTTTTGTTTTGTAGAATAACCCTCTTTAAAATAAAGTTGACACCTTGCAGGTACACTCTCTGGATCACGTTGAAGCAGTTCAACACACAAGCCATATGCTTGCAAGGTGCTTACTCTTTTCTTTATTCACTTTTGTTACAACCAAGGTTCTGAATACTGTATTGTAGTAGTGTACCAATCAGTTGTTAGTACAGTATGTATCGAGCTGTATTGAGTTTACCGACACATGGTATACTAAGGTGTACCGATGTACAGCCCGTACGTAGCAGTATGGTACAGTATTGCAAACCATGGTTACAACATTCATTTTTATCACCTATCATCTTTATTATAATGTTTAATTTCTTTATTCTTCATAATGAAAGCATCAGCCAAAAAGATCTAGTTGTTGCTtgcccttttctccttttttttttctgtgatatCCTTTGAACCAAGTTACTTGTTTACTGCTGGCAACTCATTTTTCAAGTCTAATTATTTGTTTATTATTTGATGACCTTTAACTGCAAAGGAAGTATGAA comes from the Musa acuminata AAA Group cultivar baxijiao chromosome BXJ2-8, Cavendish_Baxijiao_AAA, whole genome shotgun sequence genome and includes:
- the LOC135619579 gene encoding histone deacetylase 15-like isoform X2 is translated as MASETICASDQRGGNFCRESKGHNEINPGESQKSFSCSCECHGKSASQARNGSVSFGERFHKDHLGDHSGGLLNEKSNQTDVGSERLVGVSLSDVRTVTNASEKACLHEKHESCVACNSIQLQQYMKQQRNNTLQDLYFREEYDDDDDDDSDWEPVSPFVIKKWFCANCTMPNFDDVCHCEVCGEDRECEFFRFDPIDSLIGQEAQMSNETDAGSSDLSLKTRTAIGFDEKMLLHAEVEMKSHPHPERPDRLRAIASSLAAAGIFPGKCSLIPAREITQEELLRVHSLDHVEAVQHTSHMLASYFTSDTYANEHSACAARVAAGLCSDLARTIVSGSAKNGFALVRPPGHHAGVRQAMGFCLHNNAAVAALAAQSAGAKKVLIVDWDVHHGNGTQEIFEGNKSVLYISLHRHENGRFYPGTGAVDEVGIMDAEGFSVNIPWSCGGVGDNDYIYAFQHVVLPIALEFAPDITIVSAGFDAARGDPLGCCDVTPAGYAQMTHLLTSISEGKLLVILEGGYNLRSISTSATAVVKVLLGDNPYCEMSDIVPSRAGLQTILQVLKVQLKYWPILKATYLVLQSQWGLVASDNNEEEEASGWTSVVEMGK